A part of Streptomyces sp. NBC_01235 genomic DNA contains:
- a CDS encoding phosphotransferase family protein, with protein MDEVKVVVAHSERATLRVGDVFLKVDADQARIDVEVEAMSRAPVPTPEVLWHKPHVLAIAALPGTTVGRLGGPSTGSPAAWAAAGAAIRKLHEAPLPPRPGRSIVALAAELDDECELLVTNGVLPADLVTRNRQVAEAALRPWTPAFTHGDLQIAHVFVDGDEVTGIIDWSEAGQGDALYDLATFTLGHEEHLDDVVAGYGTDVDPDVIRAWWSLRSLLAVRWLIEHGFDPFAPGCEVDVLRSRM; from the coding sequence ATGGATGAGGTCAAAGTCGTCGTCGCCCATTCCGAGCGCGCGACTCTGCGCGTCGGCGACGTGTTCCTGAAGGTGGACGCCGATCAGGCGCGCATCGACGTCGAGGTCGAGGCGATGTCCCGCGCGCCGGTCCCGACCCCGGAGGTCCTGTGGCACAAGCCGCACGTGCTCGCGATCGCCGCACTCCCGGGTACGACGGTTGGGCGCCTCGGCGGGCCGTCGACCGGGTCGCCGGCGGCGTGGGCCGCCGCGGGCGCCGCCATCCGGAAGCTGCACGAAGCGCCCCTGCCGCCCCGACCCGGCCGGAGCATCGTCGCGCTGGCGGCGGAACTCGACGACGAGTGCGAGTTGCTCGTGACGAACGGCGTCCTGCCCGCTGACCTGGTCACCCGCAACCGCCAGGTCGCCGAGGCCGCGCTCCGACCGTGGACTCCGGCGTTCACGCACGGCGACCTGCAGATCGCGCACGTCTTCGTCGACGGCGACGAGGTCACAGGCATCATCGACTGGTCCGAGGCGGGCCAGGGTGATGCCCTGTACGACCTCGCCACCTTCACGCTCGGACACGAGGAGCACCTCGACGACGTCGTCGCCGGCTATGGCACCGACGTCGACCCCGACGTGATCCGCGCGTGGTGGTCGTTGCGAAGCCTGCTGGCGGTTCGCTGGCTGATCGAGCACGGCTTCGACCCGTTCGCGCCGGGCTGTGAGGTCGACGTGCTGAGATCCCGGATGTGA
- a CDS encoding DUF6300 family protein: MSGVAPQDDEHGRPIHLELCPVCDTGDVNRPAAGLLVQRFANDGGHDESRVKEGSHLLMEWTKECMAAHGWCLPQAGVVVVLAHRHDRPGRRCPLAGVPPQIRS, from the coding sequence ATGAGCGGGGTGGCGCCGCAGGACGACGAACACGGGCGGCCGATCCACCTCGAGCTGTGCCCGGTGTGCGACACCGGCGACGTGAACCGCCCGGCGGCCGGCCTTCTCGTCCAGCGGTTCGCCAACGACGGCGGCCATGACGAGAGCCGCGTCAAGGAGGGCTCACACCTGCTGATGGAGTGGACGAAGGAGTGCATGGCCGCCCACGGCTGGTGCTTGCCCCAAGCCGGTGTGGTTGTGGTCCTCGCGCACCGGCATGACCGGCCAGGACGTCGATGTCCGCTGGCAGGCGTTCCTCCGCAGATTCGATCTTGA
- a CDS encoding transposase — translation MTDAEWAVVRPLLPVPAWLNGKDGQPEGYCHRKMIDAVRYLVDNGIK, via the coding sequence ATGACGGACGCGGAGTGGGCGGTGGTGCGGCCCTTGCTGCCGGTCCCGGCCTGGCTGAACGGGAAGGACGGGCAGCCGGAGGGGTACTGCCACCGTAAGATGATCGACGCGGTCCGCTATCTGGTCGACAATGGCATCAAGTGA
- the ltrA gene encoding group II intron reverse transcriptase/maturase, which translates to MSGPKPFEISKHVVWEAYLRVKANRGVAGVDGESVEQFEADLQGNLYKQWNRLSSGSYFPPPVRMVEIPKPGGSGKVRVLGVPTVADRIAQTAAAMVLEPEVEPVFHPDSYGYRPRRSALDAVAACRERCWRPDWTVDIDIQGFFDNLDHDLVLKAVAHHTDQRWILLYVERWLKAPLRHRSGELVARDRGSPQGSAISPLLANLFMHYAFDAWMDRVFPGVRFERYCDDTVVHCRTEAEAHQVCRAIGQRLAECGGLRLHPDKTRIVYCKDGKRRGSYEHVSFTFLGYTFRSRKVRSRTGSYFFGFNPAISDEAAKRIRAQIRRWRLHLRSGSSLADLAREINPIVRGWINYYGRFYPSALVPSLMGIDQYLMRWATQKYKRLRRRRSRAWHGLERTAKLYPGLFAHWKLLRPRTTG; encoded by the coding sequence ATGAGCGGGCCGAAGCCGTTCGAGATCTCGAAGCACGTGGTCTGGGAGGCGTATCTCAGAGTCAAGGCGAACCGGGGAGTGGCCGGGGTCGACGGTGAGTCGGTCGAGCAGTTCGAGGCTGACCTGCAAGGCAACCTCTACAAACAGTGGAATCGCCTGTCGTCGGGCAGCTACTTCCCACCGCCGGTACGGATGGTGGAGATCCCCAAACCCGGGGGATCGGGCAAGGTCAGGGTTCTCGGGGTGCCGACAGTCGCGGACAGAATCGCGCAGACGGCGGCAGCCATGGTCCTGGAACCGGAGGTGGAACCGGTGTTCCATCCCGATTCCTATGGATACCGGCCCCGCAGAAGCGCGCTGGACGCGGTCGCGGCGTGCCGGGAGCGGTGCTGGAGGCCCGACTGGACGGTCGATATCGACATCCAGGGGTTCTTCGACAACCTCGACCACGACCTGGTCCTCAAGGCGGTGGCCCACCACACCGACCAGCGGTGGATTCTGCTGTATGTGGAGCGCTGGCTGAAGGCTCCGCTGCGGCACAGGAGTGGCGAACTGGTCGCGCGGGATCGTGGGAGTCCCCAGGGCTCGGCGATCTCGCCCCTGTTGGCGAACCTGTTCATGCACTACGCGTTCGACGCCTGGATGGATCGGGTCTTCCCGGGTGTCCGGTTCGAGCGCTACTGCGATGACACGGTGGTTCACTGCCGCACCGAGGCCGAGGCGCACCAGGTGTGCCGGGCGATCGGCCAGCGGCTGGCCGAGTGCGGGGGCTTGCGGCTGCATCCCGACAAGACCCGCATCGTGTACTGCAAGGACGGTAAGAGGCGTGGTTCGTACGAGCACGTCTCGTTCACCTTCCTCGGGTACACGTTCCGTTCGCGGAAGGTCCGGTCGAGGACGGGGAGTTACTTCTTCGGCTTCAACCCGGCGATCAGCGACGAGGCGGCCAAGCGCATCCGGGCACAGATCCGCCGATGGCGGCTGCACCTGCGCAGTGGATCGTCCCTGGCAGACCTTGCACGGGAGATCAATCCCATCGTCCGGGGATGGATCAACTATTACGGCCGGTTCTACCCGTCCGCGTTGGTCCCGAGCCTGATGGGCATCGATCAGTATCTGATGCGATGGGCCACGCAGAAGTACAAGCGGCTCCGGCGTCGCCGGAGCCGGGCGTGGCATGGCTTGGAGAGGACCGCCAAGCTCTACCCGGGGCTCTTCGCCCACTGGAAACTGCTCAGGCCTCGAACGACCGGGTGA
- a CDS encoding ABC transporter permease: MRLFKIATRYGLVEHARNRFAMLLVAVFLPVWVIMTGWAVTKEPVQFRLHSTSHVLTADGDKITQITGALNGVTLIIGFMMFAATFSNGAFDRRLSMAGFPRVPLGLAKVACLVIASVAVCSYATAVICCFWSPRQPVLLGAALFGTAMTYGALGVALGTLLRREVEGMFAIVMISVVDLGLQNPLASGADSGMVRWLPSYGAMQAATAAGFSTTVPAVDFAVQLAWFTAGALIGLLAFHRRTRSALTAAARIGWQADADPVPFGKAANR, from the coding sequence GTGCGGCTGTTCAAGATCGCCACGCGTTATGGCCTGGTGGAGCATGCCAGGAACCGGTTCGCCATGCTGCTCGTGGCGGTGTTTCTCCCTGTGTGGGTCATCATGACGGGCTGGGCTGTCACCAAGGAGCCTGTGCAGTTCCGGCTGCACAGCACCAGTCACGTGTTGACCGCCGACGGTGACAAGATCACCCAGATCACCGGGGCGCTGAACGGGGTCACGCTGATCATCGGATTCATGATGTTCGCGGCGACCTTCAGCAATGGGGCATTCGACCGCCGTCTGTCCATGGCCGGGTTTCCCCGGGTTCCGCTGGGGCTGGCGAAGGTCGCCTGCCTGGTCATTGCGTCGGTGGCCGTCTGTTCGTACGCCACCGCGGTCATCTGCTGCTTCTGGTCGCCCCGGCAGCCCGTGCTGCTCGGCGCGGCGCTGTTTGGCACGGCGATGACCTACGGCGCGCTGGGCGTCGCCCTCGGCACGCTCCTGCGCCGCGAGGTGGAGGGCATGTTCGCCATTGTGATGATCAGTGTCGTGGACCTGGGCTTGCAGAATCCCCTCGCCAGCGGAGCGGACAGCGGCATGGTGCGCTGGCTGCCCTCATACGGCGCCATGCAGGCTGCGACAGCCGCAGGCTTCTCCACCACCGTGCCCGCCGTGGACTTCGCCGTCCAGCTGGCCTGGTTCACCGCCGGCGCCCTCATTGGCCTGCTTGCCTTCCATCGGCGTACCCGGTCTGCGCTGACAGCCGCTGCGCGGATTGGCTGGCAGGCGGATGCCGACCCGGTGCCGTTCGGTAAGGCGGCGAATCGATGA
- a CDS encoding IS5 family transposase, with protein MPVDFPAWDRVYAFYRRWRDTGLIAEFHDRLRVQVRGCAGRDAEPTAGIIDSQSVKGAASVPAASRGFDGGKLINGRKRHVVVDCLGLLLMVLVTAADVTDRDAACGMLQHLSCRYRKITWVWVDGGYTGRLASWAKETLQLTLDDVKRRDNTTGFVVLPRRWVVERTLSCLLRSRRLARDYETLTASSEALVLWSMTMLMGRRLGRHNPGLHLATA; from the coding sequence ATGCCGGTCGACTTCCCTGCCTGGGACCGGGTCTATGCCTTCTACCGCCGCTGGCGCGATACGGGCTTGATCGCCGAGTTCCACGACCGGCTGCGCGTGCAGGTGCGTGGGTGCGCGGGCCGCGATGCGGAGCCGACCGCGGGAATCATCGACTCGCAGTCGGTGAAGGGTGCCGCTTCGGTGCCGGCCGCTTCACGCGGCTTCGACGGCGGCAAGCTGATCAACGGGCGCAAGCGCCATGTCGTCGTGGACTGTCTCGGACTGCTGCTGATGGTGCTGGTCACCGCGGCCGATGTGACCGACCGTGACGCGGCCTGCGGCATGCTTCAGCATCTGAGCTGTCGCTACCGGAAAATCACGTGGGTGTGGGTTGACGGCGGCTACACCGGTCGCCTCGCCTCCTGGGCGAAGGAGACGCTCCAGCTCACCCTGGACGACGTCAAACGCCGCGACAACACCACGGGGTTCGTGGTGTTGCCGAGACGGTGGGTGGTGGAGCGCACGCTGAGCTGCTTGCTGCGATCGAGGCGCCTGGCCCGCGACTACGAGACGCTGACCGCCAGCAGCGAGGCCCTCGTGCTGTGGTCGATGACCATGCTCATGGGACGCCGCCTGGGCCGCCACAACCCAGGCCTGCACCTGGCGACAGCGTGA
- a CDS encoding ABC transporter ATP-binding protein: MEAEGVHHSYGVRRVLRGIDVALSAGSVVGIVGENGAGKSTLLKILSGELRPDRGVVRHGGRFGYCPQQVALNDVFTVRQHLELFAAAYDVPDLRRAEEVMAILGFAQYAGALVGTLSGGTRQKLNLTLAVMHDPQVLLLDEPYQGFDWETYLRFWDLVGDLRGAGRSVLVVSHLAYDTDRLDQVWRLRDGVLHGRQEEVR; this comes from the coding sequence ATGGAGGCAGAGGGAGTCCATCATTCCTACGGCGTTCGGCGGGTATTGCGCGGTATCGATGTCGCGCTGTCCGCGGGGTCGGTGGTGGGCATTGTCGGCGAGAACGGGGCGGGCAAGTCGACGCTGTTGAAGATCCTTTCGGGGGAGCTCCGGCCGGACCGGGGCGTGGTCCGGCACGGTGGGCGGTTCGGGTACTGCCCTCAGCAGGTGGCGCTCAACGACGTGTTCACGGTGCGTCAGCATCTAGAGCTCTTCGCTGCGGCTTATGACGTTCCGGATCTGCGGCGGGCGGAGGAGGTCATGGCGATCCTGGGTTTCGCCCAGTACGCCGGGGCCCTGGTGGGAACGCTCAGTGGCGGCACGCGGCAGAAGCTGAATCTGACGCTCGCGGTGATGCACGACCCGCAGGTGCTGCTGCTGGATGAGCCGTACCAGGGGTTCGACTGGGAGACGTACCTGCGTTTTTGGGATCTGGTCGGGGACCTGCGTGGGGCCGGCCGATCGGTTCTCGTCGTCTCGCATCTGGCCTACGACACCGATCGGCTCGATCAGGTGTGGCGGTTGCGGGACGGTGTGCTGCACGGACGGCAGGAGGAGGTGCGGTGA
- a CDS encoding IS110 family transposase produces MAAIWAGIDAGKTHHHCVAIDEGGRRLLSRRVTNDEPELLELLGDVLALGDEVIRGIDLADGGAALAIAILINHGQPVCYISGRAIHRASEGYRGGGKTDAKDAAVIADQVRIRRDLHPLRVSDEAVTDLRILTNRRTDLVADRTRTVSRLRAQITSIFPGLERALDLANTGPLTLLTGYQARAALRRIGAKRLETWLRNRKVIRADRLAGTAVPAAERQHTSLPGEELTAQLVHTPAKEVMVHNQQIDEVDKLIEARFRDHHTFEVITSMPGLGVILGAEFLAATGGDMAVFGTPDRLADGFGGVAPVPRDSGKISGNLRRRQRYNRRLQRVFYTSALFSIRYCEDSRRFYDRKRAEGKRHTQAVLALARRRVNVLWALLRDGRCYQPEPPIALAA; encoded by the coding sequence ATGGCCGCGATCTGGGCCGGCATCGATGCCGGCAAGACTCACCACCACTGCGTCGCAATCGACGAGGGCGGCCGTCGGCTGCTGTCGCGACGCGTCACCAACGACGAACCCGAGCTGCTCGAACTCCTCGGCGATGTCCTGGCCCTGGGCGACGAGGTGATCCGGGGTATCGACCTGGCCGACGGCGGAGCCGCTTTGGCCATCGCGATCCTGATCAACCACGGCCAGCCGGTGTGCTACATCTCCGGCCGGGCCATTCACCGTGCCTCCGAGGGCTACCGCGGCGGGGGAAAGACCGACGCCAAGGATGCCGCCGTCATCGCCGACCAGGTCCGCATCCGCCGTGATCTGCACCCCTTACGCGTCAGCGACGAGGCCGTCACCGACCTCAGGATCCTCACCAATCGCCGCACGGACCTGGTCGCTGACCGCACCCGCACCGTCAGTCGGCTCCGTGCCCAGATCACCAGCATCTTCCCCGGCCTGGAGCGGGCCCTGGACCTTGCTAACACAGGCCCGCTGACCTTGCTGACGGGCTATCAGGCTCGGGCAGCCCTGCGCCGAATCGGCGCCAAGCGGCTGGAAACGTGGCTACGCAACCGCAAGGTCATCCGCGCTGACCGGCTCGCCGGGACCGCTGTCCCGGCCGCCGAGCGCCAGCACACAAGTCTTCCCGGGGAGGAACTGACCGCTCAGCTGGTGCACACGCCGGCGAAGGAGGTGATGGTCCACAACCAGCAGATCGACGAGGTGGACAAGCTCATCGAGGCGCGGTTTCGCGACCACCACACCTTCGAAGTGATCACCAGCATGCCCGGGCTGGGTGTCATCCTCGGTGCAGAGTTCCTAGCTGCCACCGGCGGAGATATGGCTGTCTTCGGCACCCCTGACCGCCTTGCCGACGGCTTCGGTGGTGTCGCGCCCGTGCCCCGCGACTCGGGCAAGATCAGCGGGAATCTGCGGCGTCGCCAGCGATACAACCGCCGCCTCCAGCGGGTCTTCTACACCTCGGCGTTGTTCAGCATCCGCTACTGCGAGGATTCACGGCGTTTTTACGATCGCAAGCGCGCCGAAGGCAAGCGTCACACCCAAGCGGTGCTCGCCCTCGCCCGCCGCCGTGTCAACGTCCTCTGGGCCCTTCTGCGCGACGGGCGGTGCTACCAGCCGGAGCCGCCAATCGCTTTGGCGGCTTGA
- a CDS encoding multicopper oxidase family protein yields MVSGAALVEPPDLNTATPRDLTVQLTAAQKEVMISGKKVLAETYNGSLVGPTLHAVPGQRVTLNLKNDLGTATNLHFHGMHLSPKGSADNIMLSGQPGQTLTYHLDIPANQAPGTYWYHDHQMCSGDPANTRCRGTESQIGAGLSGTIIVGDSRESLPPAYRGITAHTLALKDAQISGSSSIVYPDGVLEPAEPTVRLVNGQYQPTLNVKAGETQLWRIANEGYAIYYDLQLDGGSFTVVGQDGIPSAAPTRATHLLVPPGRRFDVLVTAGAPGSTWLRTLAHVSGTEADGDSYPDTTLMKVNVQQGSGSAGPAATGGPSGMATSPQIAGPLPGSEPDLSGEPIAQSRSVALSDDGGNNFWINGKLFDMKKPTFKKPATLGTVEEWTLTNTSDHDHPFHLHIAPFQILSVNGVAQPLADYMDTVSVPHAVNGAAGKVVIRIRFTDFTGQWMFHCHITGHEDNGMMGYVNVIAAGSTG; encoded by the coding sequence ATGGTTTCCGGCGCTGCGCTGGTGGAACCGCCCGACCTCAACACCGCAACCCCCAGGGATTTGACGGTTCAGCTGACGGCGGCCCAGAAGGAGGTGATGATCTCGGGCAAGAAGGTGCTCGCGGAGACCTACAACGGGAGTCTCGTCGGGCCGACCCTCCATGCGGTTCCTGGCCAGCGTGTCACCTTGAATCTGAAAAACGATCTTGGCACGGCAACCAACTTGCACTTCCACGGAATGCACCTGTCCCCGAAGGGAAGCGCGGACAACATCATGCTGTCCGGTCAGCCTGGTCAAACTCTGACCTACCATCTCGACATTCCCGCAAACCAGGCACCCGGGACATACTGGTACCACGACCATCAAATGTGCTCCGGGGACCCAGCGAATACCCGCTGCCGTGGAACCGAGAGCCAGATCGGGGCGGGGCTGTCGGGAACAATCATTGTCGGGGACAGTCGCGAATCGTTGCCGCCGGCCTACCGCGGGATCACCGCTCATACCTTGGCACTCAAGGACGCCCAGATCAGCGGATCCAGCTCGATCGTCTACCCGGACGGGGTCCTCGAGCCCGCAGAGCCGACGGTCCGCCTGGTCAACGGTCAGTACCAGCCCACGCTGAACGTGAAAGCCGGTGAAACCCAGTTGTGGCGAATCGCCAATGAAGGTTACGCCATCTACTACGATCTCCAGCTCGACGGCGGCAGTTTCACCGTCGTCGGCCAGGACGGGATTCCCTCCGCGGCGCCGACCCGGGCGACCCACCTTCTGGTTCCGCCCGGCAGACGCTTCGACGTCCTGGTGACCGCCGGAGCCCCCGGATCAACCTGGCTCAGAACCCTCGCCCACGTGTCCGGGACGGAGGCCGACGGCGACTCCTACCCCGACACCACCCTCATGAAGGTCAATGTCCAACAGGGCAGCGGGAGCGCGGGGCCGGCTGCCACTGGGGGACCGTCGGGCATGGCCACCTCGCCCCAGATAGCCGGACCGCTTCCCGGATCCGAACCCGATCTGTCCGGAGAACCCATCGCCCAATCCCGAAGCGTGGCCCTGAGCGACGACGGCGGCAACAACTTCTGGATCAACGGCAAGCTGTTCGACATGAAGAAGCCGACTTTCAAGAAACCGGCCACACTCGGAACAGTCGAAGAATGGACGCTCACTAACACGAGTGACCACGATCATCCGTTCCATCTCCATATCGCACCGTTCCAGATCCTCAGTGTGAACGGCGTCGCCCAACCTCTCGCCGACTACATGGACACCGTGAGCGTTCCCCACGCAGTCAATGGAGCAGCTGGAAAAGTAGTGATCCGGATCCGCTTTACGGACTTCACCGGGCAATGGATGTTTCACTGCCACATCACCGGACACGAGGACAACGGAATGATGGGCTACGTGAACGTCATCGCTGCCGGCAGCACTGGATAA
- the tpg gene encoding telomere-protecting terminal protein Tpg encodes MIDSDDTQPPAPRRNRVLDALKRAERKMFTRPAPKSAKAQVEFLYTRAKKSTKALAEQLGVSPRTVQRYRAGQQTKPQKKLRAALVEETESQWQPQVRAQAREHEATTSGMQVEVYAYFGSSSFRRPVRRRKTCIRSSRRPLPSRISTAR; translated from the coding sequence ATGATCGACAGCGACGACACGCAGCCGCCGGCCCCGCGCCGCAACAGAGTCCTGGACGCCCTCAAGCGGGCGGAGCGCAAGATGTTCACCCGGCCTGCGCCGAAATCCGCGAAGGCCCAGGTGGAATTCCTCTACACGCGCGCCAAGAAGTCGACGAAGGCCCTGGCCGAGCAACTGGGCGTCTCGCCTCGCACCGTGCAGCGCTACCGCGCCGGACAGCAGACGAAGCCTCAGAAGAAGCTGCGGGCGGCCCTGGTGGAGGAGACCGAATCTCAGTGGCAACCGCAGGTCAGGGCGCAGGCGCGGGAGCATGAGGCGACGACCTCCGGTATGCAGGTGGAGGTCTACGCCTACTTCGGATCCTCCAGCTTCAGGAGGCCGGTGCGACGGAGGAAGACCTGCATCCGATCGTCGCGGAGACCATTACCGAGTCGTATTTCAACCGCGCGATGA
- a CDS encoding polyprenyl synthetase family protein → MPPSGIDPAAFPCLEADLDRVRDALGPVRIQGRPELDALTQEGPGTSRGLVRPTLALLSYYVLTDPSRPADDRAVLAAAAVEMLHLGALYHDDVVDHAHERRGRPSANAVWGDHLAILAGDCVMLTGLNMLAKLGQREVVEGTMANERMCAGMVMEAADLYATSRSEQAYLDAIAGKTAQLFALACRLGAMQANGVRGRQDDWEEALAGFGWQFGHAYQLRDDILDLTSTVEELGKPVNTDLSEGVYTLPVIRAVSRDRDLGHLLGKEMTQEEAARARDLVVASGAVQEAQAVADAHMTEAADQLSHLTDHSYALDGLTAYARAVLDRPTASRPAVIPHQVRQAPQPQNSAHAEQVTRWLKGWLVETGIAATPAEADHHRLSGALSMIERILPRVANEAGNTDGNDDDLFERRQTSAALGMLFGVWDDLFEDPQLTDPRAVTALREGLVATLRQSPGAPWTHGAIPTSWAQLWPRLCKGRTVRWQEALLDNIEEWLHACEREARQRISGYIPSPADWLPLRRSTGGFEVGLACSEIVQDREMPPAVRSHRLVRRLEDLGFFVVFAENDLAGVDQDEADQVPYNLVRAIRHEMGCSRAEAIERVERQVAEKRAQFNAVYKYVPVLFRMLPGLSGQGDRYAAIYDMLKLFFDLRQDESERYQPKTTAAGPDLERLRREISWPAAPAPSTR, encoded by the coding sequence ATGCCACCTTCTGGGATTGACCCTGCTGCTTTTCCGTGTCTGGAGGCGGACTTGGACAGGGTCCGTGACGCTCTGGGACCGGTGCGTATCCAGGGCAGGCCCGAACTCGACGCGCTCACACAGGAAGGGCCAGGCACGTCCCGCGGCCTGGTCCGTCCCACCCTTGCTCTGCTCTCGTACTACGTTCTCACGGATCCTTCGAGGCCGGCCGATGACCGGGCAGTGCTCGCCGCCGCAGCCGTCGAGATGCTGCACCTGGGCGCGCTCTACCACGATGACGTCGTGGACCACGCTCACGAGCGCCGGGGCCGCCCCAGCGCCAACGCGGTATGGGGTGACCACCTGGCCATCCTCGCCGGGGACTGCGTGATGCTCACCGGCCTAAACATGCTGGCAAAGCTTGGTCAGCGCGAAGTCGTCGAGGGGACGATGGCGAACGAACGGATGTGCGCCGGCATGGTGATGGAGGCGGCCGACCTGTATGCGACCTCGCGCAGCGAACAGGCCTACCTCGACGCGATCGCCGGCAAGACGGCGCAGTTGTTCGCCCTGGCCTGCCGGCTGGGGGCGATGCAGGCGAACGGGGTCCGTGGTCGGCAGGATGACTGGGAGGAGGCGCTGGCCGGGTTCGGTTGGCAGTTCGGGCACGCCTATCAGTTACGCGATGACATTCTCGATCTGACGTCGACCGTTGAGGAGTTGGGCAAGCCCGTCAACACCGATCTGTCCGAGGGTGTCTACACCCTGCCTGTGATCCGTGCGGTTTCCCGCGACCGCGACCTCGGCCACCTTTTGGGCAAGGAGATGACACAGGAAGAAGCCGCACGCGCCCGGGACCTCGTTGTCGCCTCCGGGGCCGTGCAGGAGGCGCAGGCGGTGGCCGACGCACACATGACCGAGGCCGCTGATCAGCTTTCCCACCTTACCGATCACTCTTATGCGCTCGATGGTCTGACGGCCTACGCTCGGGCCGTACTCGACCGGCCCACAGCTTCCCGTCCCGCGGTTATCCCCCACCAGGTCCGGCAGGCCCCTCAGCCCCAGAACAGCGCGCACGCTGAGCAGGTCACGAGGTGGCTGAAGGGCTGGCTCGTGGAGACGGGCATCGCCGCCACCCCAGCCGAGGCTGACCATCACCGGCTGTCGGGCGCTCTGTCGATGATTGAGCGGATCCTTCCTCGGGTGGCGAATGAGGCTGGCAACACCGACGGCAATGACGATGACCTCTTCGAAAGGAGGCAGACCAGCGCAGCGTTGGGCATGCTGTTCGGTGTGTGGGACGACCTGTTCGAGGATCCGCAGCTGACGGACCCGCGCGCTGTTACCGCGCTGAGGGAAGGACTGGTGGCGACATTGCGCCAGTCCCCGGGCGCACCTTGGACGCACGGCGCGATCCCGACGTCCTGGGCGCAGTTGTGGCCGCGCCTGTGCAAAGGCAGGACAGTGCGATGGCAGGAGGCATTGCTCGACAACATCGAGGAATGGCTCCACGCCTGCGAGCGTGAGGCACGCCAGCGCATCAGCGGCTACATCCCCTCACCAGCGGACTGGCTGCCGCTGCGGAGGTCGACCGGTGGCTTCGAGGTCGGCCTGGCGTGCTCGGAGATCGTGCAGGACCGGGAGATGCCTCCAGCGGTGCGCAGCCACCGCCTGGTCCGACGTCTTGAGGATCTAGGCTTCTTCGTCGTCTTCGCTGAGAACGACCTGGCGGGCGTGGACCAGGACGAGGCTGACCAGGTCCCCTACAACCTGGTCAGGGCGATCCGTCACGAGATGGGGTGCAGCCGCGCGGAAGCCATCGAGCGGGTGGAGCGCCAAGTGGCGGAGAAACGTGCCCAATTCAACGCGGTATACAAGTACGTGCCCGTGCTCTTCCGCATGTTGCCCGGCCTCTCCGGCCAGGGTGACCGGTATGCGGCGATCTACGATATGTTGAAACTGTTCTTCGATCTGCGGCAGGACGAGTCCGAAAGGTACCAGCCGAAGACCACGGCCGCGGGACCGGACCTGGAGCGTCTGCGTCGTGAGATCAGCTGGCCTGCCGCCCCGGCCCCGTCCACGCGGTAG